The following nucleotide sequence is from Aptenodytes patagonicus chromosome 6, bAptPat1.pri.cur, whole genome shotgun sequence.
CAGTTGTTGCCATCGGATCCCTGTATTTGGATTCTGCACCCCTCTGGCTTACAGACTCAACACCTTCCTGGTGCCAATATCAAAAATTTCCTAGTGCCTGGAGCCAAAGCCATGAGCTCCTCCAGCAGGGCTGGCCCAGGAAAGGGCACGTGCCGGGTGTGCCCCAGGTCTTGCGCAGAGTGGAGCCCATGTCTGTTCTGTGAAAGGCAGGACGTAGTGTTACTTGAAAATCCTGTCTTTTACCTCAAGCTAATGGCACCTAGATCAGAATAAGGCAAAGGGGGACGGGGAGCGGGGAAGGACATGTCCCTGTTACGAACAGCTGGGCTGTGTCGTCTACAGTCAGGTCCACAGAGACCAAGAGCTCATTTAGGCTGTGGAACCCCCAGCGATGGGGAAGCCGGTCTTCTGTCCTCACGGTGGCGTCTCCAGGGAAGAGAACAGTAAGTACCGATACTTAACTCTTCCACAGTGGTCTTTTTTTCCGGGTGGTATTTAGGTGTATTTTATTTGGTAAATGGCCTAGGTTTGTGGCTGGAGTATATAAATTGTGGCACAGGGATAGCAAGGGGTAAGCAGCTCGGCAACTGCATGAGGGAGGACAAGGTCAGGGGACAAAAGCAAGGAGGATGAAAAGGGTTTACTCTGTGAACGGAGCTCACTTGAACTGAAACTGCCAACGGATCCAAGAGGGATTCTGACGGGGACTTCCAGCTGCTGCCAGTAAAACAActgcagctggaagaggctgTTTCTCTGTTGCCCAGTGCTTTTGATGCCAACTGTGAGGTTTGACTATTGCGTTGCTGTCATCGTGACCCTATTAGAAAAGAATTATATTCTCAGAGGAGCTGGAGAGCAACCCTGCAAGGCTCCTACAGCTTAGTGCCGCAGTGCATTATGTGCTGAGAGAAACGCAGGTGgttgcaggaaggaaaataagGGGCTAAGCCAGGCAGGTGTATTTTCCACATTTCTACATTTAATGTTTACATCGTCTACACGTAATGTTTACATAAGGCAGATGCTTCTATCGACCTCTCTCCTGATCTAACAAAGGGAAAGCAAGTCCTGGCTGAAGTGTAATTTAAGAGTTGACTTGAGGAACTGAGACATTCtccatttttctgtctctgtccttCATGCTGTGTGATGCTCTGTGAACTCCATTGGGTTATTGACTTCAGACAGAAACTGAAACAGGCCTAAATGagcaatatatatacatatatctctctcctataaaatacatgtattaaaaaagaatcagaaaaatctGCTATATGATACATAGCAGGTGAAAGTAAATGCTCCCCCCGAGCAGCTGCTACAAAGGTACTTTGCTATTAGAAAATTGCATATCATCACAGATACAAGCATCCCCACCAACGCTGTAACATTTCTACAGGTAAAGAAATATGCGAGTTTGTCAAAGAATGATTTTTAGTTATTTCTTAATCGCTAGAGAAAGATCTGCCTTTGTTGAAGAACACCGGAACACCACAAGTGAGCTGAGGTTGTATCCATACCAGAGCGGAGCACACTTGGGTGCAACATCTCCGCTAAATACTGATCTGCATTAAATACTCATTTGTGTTTTACCAGTAATTATTTAATTCCAAAAAAAGTTAGGAGTAATCATTATTTTCTtgctaagaaaaataatcagaaaattatACTGGGTATATAAAACACTGGGAGGAATATCAGTAAGACCACTATAAAATTTTATTGCAGGAAGGACATTTTAATAGACTAGTTATTTAAATAACTTTCCACtaaatatatataagtatatacttGTTCCCACAAGGTCACCCTAGACTCTGGAAGTTAAAAGTCAAAAGCAGTAAGAACAACTTTGAAATACCTGCTAGAAAAGGGGCCTGGTAAATAACTAAACCTGGCCAAGTACCTTTGTGATTCTCTCTCTTTGAACTGGAAGCATTTGTCGGGATACCGTAAGTCCACTCACAAGTTTACTATTACTGGCATATTGTAGTCACTTCTCTCATTGTCTCGttccaaaataattctgaagtatTTGGGGAATATTTGTAGAAAATGCAAGATTACAGGAATGGGTCATGACGTCCTTTCCTTAACCACTGAACAGCTCCAACAAGATCTCTTTCTTCACACTACTTCTTCAGAAGATTCAGAGTTGTTCACTGCAGATCAAGTGAAAGAGTTTAAGGCTAATTCAATGCCTACAGCTGTGTGAGCTTGGAGCTCTACTAAAGTGAAGGTACCAATTTTTGATAGTTAATTTTGAGGTCTAGACACTTGTCCCCAGGCGGGTAGCGCTGGCATATCATACACCTCCACTTAACAGGAAACAGATGGCAACATTGCTAAAGTATTTATTATTTGACcatttcaactttattttctcAGCAAGGCCCTTAAGATGTTATTTCACTTTTAGGAGGAAACATACTTGAAACAATTTAAATCCTCTGCATTCATTTCTTCAAAAACTGGCAGCAGCTTGGCTGCCTGCTGTGAACCACTGCTGGACACGCTGCCAGTGGATGTGTTCTGCTGCATCCGATGCGTAGCAGTGCTCTCCAATTTGTAAATGGCTTCTGGAAGATACGTACGCGAAAGGTCAGCCACGCTTGCTTTAGCTCCTGTTGGAATGGGCAGGAATCTAACCGGATGAACTGCAAGGATGTCTTCAGTACAGAAAAGATTTTTAGAACTCTGCACTTGGGTGGTAAACAGAAAGAGCTAGCTGTCAAACTAGCTCTTCAGGTCAGAGGTACCATGAATTACAGAGCCAGCGAGCTGAAGATTCTTGCACAGAATGCAGGCAGCTCTGTCCTCAACACTAGACATGAAGATGTGAAATGCAAGCACAAAGGAGACTAGCCTCTGTGTGAGCAGAGTGTCTTAAACCAGCTGCTGAAATGAGTGAAAAGGCAGCTGTTGGTCGAGACGCTTCATCATCACACAGTGTGTATCTGAGTAAGATACTGAAGACAGTGACAGGACTTCGTTAGCCATTTTAATCGGTGGTAACACGCAAGTGTCCAGGAGTGAATCCGTTTCGGTAACGGGTCCTCTAATTTTTTGCTATCTTAATAAAAAAACTGATCCAATGTATCTGTTTCCTTATGGAGTAAACATTCAGGAGATTTAAGAAGCAAATACACCATATCCATGAATTATCAACGCACCCATTATGATGTATATATTTGCACAATCTGAAAAATTAGTATCTTCATCCAAAATGCCAATGCTGGAAGGAAGGGGAAGCAATttagataggaaaaaaagttctCTAAGTCCATTATTAAAACGTCAAGCTTACCCTTACCTTCTCTGAGTGGGTTCGGGAGACGATCAAATCTCTAGTTACTGCTAAAGTGATCTAGAGGAATGATGCCACAcctcattttcttcagtgcttaGTTAACCGAAACATACAGTACATCCTCCAGACGTTCAGTAGAAAGGGATGCGTAAGAGAAACTGCACAGACTACTCCAAGATATTTATAAACACATTATTTACCGTCACTTCATATTGGCTTTGAGTTACCTATTATTTCTGAACAGACAAATACTCTCCTGCctcttcagtttaaaaagtaTTCCAGTTCCAGAATAGAGAAAGTTTTAACATTAAGGCATACATACAGCTAtgttgtttgctttcatttaataAAGATCAATTTACTCAAATACATGGAATGTTGGCACAAAACTAAAGCTCTTGTGGAACAGCTACCAACCATACACAAATATTCTGTGAGGTCCTCTTGACTTGCGTTTCTCTGATAGATACACCACAAAATGGCTTTAATAATACAAACTGAATGCTGGATCAAATCTCTAAATAATAAGTAGCAGTTAAAGTAAATGGTTTGCTTTATTTGTGAATTATgtacagaatactttttttttttttttaaattctgatggagcaggagaaagaaaacagccatGATTTCCAAACCGTGCTGCTTCCTTCACCTGCTGGAGATGACAATCTTTCTCTGAACCAGATGTACAAAACCAGTTTGGATTTCCTCAGTTGCTGGCACACAGTCTGGAGAAACAGAGAACGCTGCAGCCAAATTCAGCACTACcagctttttatattttcagcaaaatacttCTGCTAAAACTAGTTTTCTTAGGAAAGTTTTcacaatcttttaaaaataaaatcaagaaaaatatcaagaaagCTGTGGGCTAAGAAGGGCTTTACCTAACTAGCTATCAAATGAGTATAACTAGGAATAATCTGAGATTTGGTCATTCAACTTTTACCTGTTTTACAAAAGCAAGTTTGAGAAGCTAAACTAATTGACCAGTTATGCAAGTACCAGAAAACTatgtttttcagtatgtttgAGGACGATCTGGGCAATCTATCAATCAATAGAAAATTTGTCAGATTGATAAAACTTCTGTAAATGGATATTAATGATTAACATAGTACCAAGTAATCAagttaatggttaaaaaaaatgaaggaactaGATATAAAACTGTTTGGTAACGTGTATTTCAGCAAACGAAGATGCTACTGTATGGTCTACGTTTTGGTGATCAGCCAACAAAGAAAATCCAACCATTTGCACATACTTAGTCCCAAAACCACAGTGAGTTATGATTTTTCATGTGAAGGCCTACTTTCGctatcttcctcctcttcttcttcacaATCCCCTTCATCTGTTTGCTGTTCCAGTTCCTCTTTTGTGATCATTTCAAAGTCGTTTCCATTTCCACTACTGTGCTGGGACCTGTCGTCTTCACGCCTGTCACTGTCAGTGTCTGAATGTCGCTCTCCTCCTGAGCCGTCTGTTCCCAAGTTCCTCgttgcttctgttttcccatcgtcttcttccttcttctcactATCTGATTTCTCCTCACTGTcgtatttttgctgctttttggattctgatttttcctctttctttaagTCTGCTTTTGGTCCTTTGTATTCATGTGTGTACAGGGGCCTGAAGGAGTCAATGAATCCCACGTCTGCTGTAAGATTTGGCAGGAACCAGAAGTGATGCCGTCCTCCAGTGATAAGCCAGATGATAAGGAAAAGGATGCAGCGAGCTGtataaaaaagggaaatttgggggtttttttcttacaactATGGTGTAAGAGATACCCACTACTAACGCCCACCCAAAGCCAGGGACAGGGGTGACCTCGAGGGAAGATCTCTCCTGCAATAGCACTGTGGAGTAGTTTGTTCTCACCatgcctcccccaccccattAACCTTATGTCTTATCTATGATTTAGCTCTTCATCCCCCCTGCTAAAGAAATACAAGccaaagaaagctttaaaatccTGGTTACACCATTCTCACTACTGAATCTATTCTTATATACAGTTCTCGGGTttgttttgccccccccccccccttttttttttttaaatggaggccGTAAACAAATATCCACTATACAGGAAACACGACCAGGTGACACAAACTCgagcttgcttgctttctgtggcACAACTCTGACACCCAGTGGCCAGGAGGGAAACACACACAGGGAATCAGTCCGGCTACTGCTAACAACAACGGCCCGGGAAGCGAGACAGTCGCACCTCTCACACCACGTTGAAGAAGTAGGCTCTGTCTCTGCCCTTTTAGACTTCACTTGCTGATAAAGTGATGAAGACGGACACTTACCAACAGCAAGAAGAAGAATACTGGCGACAAAACAGCCTGCGCCTACACTGAGGTAATAAACACCAACACGCATTTCTGCTGGCCAGAGCGGAAACAGAGTTGCAGCTATAACGGCGATCACTAAATAGAAAGATGAAAAGCGTGAGAAGCATGATTAGTTTTTCCCGGTATGTGTACAAAGGTTCCAGGCTTACCACTTATTCAAGGTACTGGCTTAGCATAGTATGAGTTACTGATAGTATTTTACGCCTTGACTGAAACCTTGTCTCGTCCCACTGCTCCTGTTCTCACACGGGGTAGAGACACACCAAGGACCACATTCAGCAACTCTAAGTTGCTGTGCTTAGTCAACAGAACAAAGAGAGCACCTCTGAGGAGAGGGCACGAGCAAACAGGTGAGCAGGGAGCTGCCTATAACCAGTGCAGCAGGACACAAGCGCAGGGAGCTGGGTGGAGATCATGGTGGCCCCAAGGACTGGTCAAAGGCCTGAATACGGCCCCAAGGGATGACACGGATTCTGAGGAAAGGTGGTTCTCTCAGGGCAAGGAAGCTGGAAGGTACAGGTCAAGGGTGTGAGACCAGCAGTACAACGATCTCTTAGCTCACATCAGTTAACATCGATACTGATTTagattacaaaaagaaaaatgaactgatTTGGCTTATCCTACACAAATACAAGTTCTAGGGTCAGAAAGGTATcattcatagtttaaaaaaattcctttaacatctttcacatttttatataaTCCACCACATTTGCCTATTGGACAACTTGCTCGTTAGCTTAAAGCAATGGAAATAAACTGCTTGCAAACTTGTGCAAGTTCAGCCATTTGCTGAAGCATgtttcaggtttggttttgtttgtttgaaacatGTGTAGCCCCTCTGTCCTGAGATCAAAAGTCATATAATATGATTGGTGTCAAATCATGCTGAAACTGAAGAGCAAAAGCTTTGTCCAGAAAAAAGGCCTGTTGATACTATGCCTACGTTTACAATGTGCTCGCTAATATCTACTCTTACTTACCAAGTACAAGTCCCATGGCAAAAGTTTTAAAGTGAACAGGGTCATAGATCCACACATACACCTACAACAGAAATAATCTGGTTTACACTTGGAAAACAAGCTCTCTGAGAAACGGTTTCATTTATTCCCTCATGCAAATGCTTACTGCCATGCTGTAACACTTGGTGCTGAACAAAGGGCCCTGCGGTCAGTACCGTATCAGGGtagaggagcagggcagggggtcgTGTATCATAGGCAGGGCTCTACTTTGAACAGGACTTGAAACAGGTTTCTGCCAGTGAAAGAGGTGCAAAAGGAGACAGCCAGCCAAGGGGCTGCACGCCTGCGTGCCCACACTGACTACCTTAGCCATGTGCTGATCATAATCTGAGCCTCACAGCAGGGGGGCTAAGGACAGCGTGCCGCTCAGGCAGGACGCAgtgcagagctgggcagggaagTGGCTGTGCTGGAGGCTTCCAGCTGGGAGGGGACGAAGGAAGGGAAGGAGTTTCCATACTGTGTAAGAACAACAGTGGAAATCTCAGACTGGATCTCTCAAAGAATTACTGCATGAAAGAAGTTGTACCCAGAGTAACTTACAGGCGATATAAAATCCTGGGGAAAACAATCAGAGAGTAAAACTGATGGGGAAATGAAAGATTCAGAAATCAACATTTGGTTTTATCTTTCTTTATTCATTAATGTTGTTCAGCATGAAGCCAAAAAACTTTTGTTGGGAAAAAATTTCTCAGGTCCACcaagtggaaacaaaaaaaatacttctggctTTAAAGAGATTCccttaagagaaaaaaacagcctgAACATACGGAACAAAGCAACCAGCTGAAATGCTCAGTTTGGCTTAAGTCCCATTTGGTGGCCTCAGATAAGTAGAATCGTAACCTCTGTTCCACAGCGCGCTGTTATCTACAGTTGCAACACTCTACCAAATGTTTGCGCGAGAACTGTGGATGCATTTGCATCAGATTTGCTCAGCCTTATGACAAAAAGCTTCTTGGTAAAGCGCAGAATTTTCTGAACTAGTAaaatcagaatactttttttcttacCAAACTAAACAGTTTGAATCTTAACTATTGTTAACTGTGAAAAGAAGCCGCTGATTACTAGAAACCAGCAACCCTCATAGCGATGAGCTAATATGAACTAGCAGGAGGACACCTTAGAGGCAGCAATACAGTTTTTCGGTGTGATGCAACAAGTATTTAATATGCTACTTCTCACAGGGTATGAAAGTTGACTATATGCAGGCATAACTCTGCTGCCAGTCAACTGTTCTGTGAGCCCAACCAAACTGAAGATTGTGACTGGTGACTGGGCAATAAGATAGTGTGTAATGTTCAGTGTTTGTAAGtgcaaaataacaaagaaaaggaaaaaacagctctAGTGTAAATACACAAGGATTGGCTCTAAATTAGCCACTACTTAAGAAAGATGTTAGGAGTTGCAGTTCTTAAAAAACTGTCAGCTCattaataaacaaaaaagtaaatgctGTTAAGACAAAAAGCAAGTACTGTTACACTGCAAGTACAGTACTGCACCCTCGTTTTGAACGCTGCATGCCACTCTGGTTACTCCATGTAAAAGACAATAGGGAGGGTCAGAGGTAGGTGTGATTCTGTATGAGGAGGGATGCAACAGAGCAAGGCAGGTTGTGAAAGAACTGACTGAGAAGAGTAAAATACAGATACAAAAAGGAAGTACATTTTCCAcacaagtgatttattgacagCGTTCACTGCCATGTATGTTTTATAACCAAAGATATACAAGAATCTTAGGGGAGATTCCAGGACGGTGACACACAGCATCAACACAGCACAGTATAATTTTGCTGAAGTAAAAACTTAACACTTACCCCAAATCTTAAAAGCACAAATATGACTCTGTACATTACAGAGCTGTTAAAGAATTAAATTCTTTGTCTTCCAGGAAAGCAAAGTACAGAGAAGTATTTAAGACCACAGTTTCAGTGGTAAAGCCAGGATGAGGACTCAGGAATGCCCAAGTGTCACCTCTCTGCTCAGATCACAAAGTCAGGCAGCCTCTGGATGGcaggtattttttatttcccttcctgtGATTGAACATCATGTTCTAAAAGGCCTGtcttttgtttagaaatatttcagcATGACAACGGCCATAGGATaatttgggttgaaagggacctcaggtGGTCTCTAGTccaccctcctgttcaaagcagggtcagctctgaggccAGCCCAGGTTACTCGGGGCTTCacccagtctggtcttgaaagcCTCTGAGCACGGAGGCTGCAGAAGcactctgggcagcctgctccaacaTCCCATCACACCCTGAGGACAAACTTTCACCTCATGGCCGCTAACACGTAAATTACTGGTAATTAAGTCTCCTCTTAGATTTTTTTAAGTTACTGTCCTACATTTATCTCCCCCTAACCTCCTTGCAAATATCTACAAATCCGATGTTTCACAATCGGCCATCACATTgccattcatttttctttcaacatGTCAAGAAAGAGTTTGCAGAAATCCAGTAAATTAATCTATTATCTGACAATAGTACATTGACACTAAAAGTTAGAAAGTACCCATAAATCCTACCTCATTTCCATCCAAGAAAACTTGGTCTTCGTGTGGCTCAAGTTTAAATTTCCTCTTAGTTTCCTTTTTCTTGGGTGTTCCTGGGGTCTCATCCTGAAGACAAACACATATTAcatatattaaagaaacaaaaaaaaaagttgagggctttaatttctagtatttttatGTTGAGTCTGATAACTTTTCACAAACTTAAGATCATGTTcacgctttttttttcctaaagatgcTTTATTTCCTCCTGTTCTCATTTATTGCCAACTGGGTACctcaaaaataaaggaaaattgtaaggaaagagaaatttttatttttagttagtgTCTAAGGACTAGACTATGACTTCAGTATTACATTATGTCTTCAAATGCATAGCAAAGCTCCACTGATATTAACAGAAAGCCTGCACAAAGATCAAGAACAGGGTACAACACTTCATAATCACTAACTCTATTAGAATTATTTGTTACCTTGGTGCCATATTTACCACATGGGCATCCTTTCAGAATCAGTTTCTGCCTGTTTATTCTCTACCCTCCTCAATCTCTTTTTGGATCTTGTGCTTCCTCTTCCctgtctcctgtttccttctctttgcttaTTTCTTTGCTTGAAATTAACTTCCTAATTTTTGTCCTGTGTTGTTGTTCAAGTTACTACCCACTGGCTTATATAATCCACTAAAATATCAGTTCAATAAATAACGATTAGTTTAAAAATCAACATTACATTTAATAATGTAACTCTCCAGATGACAGGGAATTGGAGGAGTTCATAACTTTCATAATCAGCATTTTAAAGTACCTCAAGAGTTAGGTAATCTTACCCTGGCTTCTATGTTTAGGCTGCCAGCAAGATTGTTTTGTTTATAATTCTTTTATTAGCCATGTAGCTTTCTTCTGAGATCTAGACCTTTGCACACAGACCATACCCCTCTCACTAAATGTGCCATTATTTGACTTAGGAGTGTCTGAACGGGAATAACTTTTGAGCACTATCCTACTAACTCTCACTGGATTCATACCACTGTatatagaagaaaaaacacatccCTTCATCAAGTTTCTCCTGCAGATTCCTAACATTTTAATTTAGGAATTCTGTTCTGCTAATAAAAGAAATCaggaataaaaatgtgaaaaagcacatgaaaacttGTACAGTAATAATAGTTTGAACTTTAAAGAAAGTAAATCAGAAGTCTGTGAAAACTAGACATTATGCAGATTAGTAATGGAGCTGTCATACAAAAAAATGGTCCACTATTACAGAGCTATTTACAAGCACCATGTATCAAATATTACATTCCAAACATTCTTCTTACCAAACATTGCAAAATTGCTTGTTTTACATGTGCAGCTACACTGTTTTGAGATGTTAGGTCCCATGCATACGTGTCACTCTATGCTAACCTACACTTGTACAAAGCATCATTGCCCGCTGCAGCTGAAGAGAAGTAGTTTTTGATTAACTCAGTCCACATTAGAAGATGATGAGGTACACAAAGGCCCAACTGAAGCCTCTTTTTTGATCTAGATCAAAATCAGAACTCCCAACgtttaaaaaaaacaaggagAGAAGCAGCATATTTTAGAgatgaaaacaggcaaaaaaggtATGTTACATTTTAGACCAATCAACCATATTTTTAAGCCAATGTAATCTTAACAATCAGTTACAGGTTTGTCTCTTCTCTTACAGATAGTACTTACCTTCTTACACTCCTCTTTTTcaccatcctttttcttttccttttctttctccttcttagTTTTTTCATCTTTGCCactttccttcttgctctttttctcctcttctttcccacTCTCggcctttcctttttccttttcttttttcatatccTTGTCAGGtttcattttcatcacttttAATGCTCGATGAAAGAACTGTTTTTTCAGGAGTCTTAAAATGAAAAACGTTAAATGATACATTTAAGCGTGGCTGCGATAACAACGTTTACACTCAATTATGTTATTAGATACCATTCTAGATTATCTATCTAATATAATCATGAATAGCATGACTGAAAGACAGAGACATCTGCtctatttgcaaataaatacccCAGACCTAATTATCCTGTGTCTCAcctcttgctttgcttttattgttcATCTGTTCAAAACTGGGTAAAACCCATACTTTTCCATGGCAGCATTTTGCATAGATATAAATGAATACACAAGATGTAGGACGGAGAAAGCCACCAGGTCAATTTAATTATCTTTCCCATTAATGCAACTCCatccaatatttattttcaagttcATGTCAATGTATTTCATAGCAAAAATAAGAAAGTGGACATATGGCATATCAAGTTCCTTGGTAAGTGGTGCACGATGAAGAAAATCACCCTGTTGAAACTGTGGTACATATGCAAGCATTCCATTCATGTCAGCTACAAACATACCTTATAGCAAGTATATATACAGCCAGCGGGGCACCAGGAAGTAGTATTTGGTAGTCTTAAGGTTGTCACCAACAAGTAATGTCCTTGAAAGGATCATAGCCAAATTCAGAATAGGAAGAGCAGTACAGAATACTGCTCTTCAGACTGAGAGGAAGCAGTGGGATGTGAAATCCAAGCACACATTCACACTGAAAATCCTGATCGTATGCATCAAATTGATTTGATTGGTCCTTGATTTCCTTCATCTCTTGCTGCAGACCAAATCCTTTTGCTGGACTGCTTGTTAAATTAGGAAAACTCACTAAAGAGAGAGAAGTCATTCTACCAATTAAACTTATGTGCATGCTGACTATCAAGCAGAGTTGTTTCAAGTATATTGAAAAACTTCCTTCAGACAATCGTTGACATGGATCCTCTTTCTAGCAACAGAAAATCACTTGTTTGGGAGAAACTACTTTTCTTCACAGCTGGAAGTTTAGGGGACTCAGGTACTAAGCAGCCCACAGGACAGgtctgggctgcaggacagctctTTCACTTGCAGGAGCTACCTCTGCCGGACTATAAAAAGACGGGACTGTGCAAGACCTACTGCTCAGAGCATG
It contains:
- the SEC62 gene encoding translocation protein SEC62 yields the protein MAERRRHRKRIQEVGEPFKEEKAIAKYLRFNCPTKSTNMMGHRVDYFIASKAVDCLLDSKWAKAKKGEEALFTTRESVVDYCNRLLKKQFFHRALKVMKMKPDKDMKKEKEKGKAESGKEEEKKSKKESGKDEKTKKEKEKEKKKDGEKEECKKDETPGTPKKKETKRKFKLEPHEDQVFLDGNEVYVWIYDPVHFKTFAMGLVLVIAVIAATLFPLWPAEMRVGVYYLSVGAGCFVASILLLAVARCILFLIIWLITGGRHHFWFLPNLTADVGFIDSFRPLYTHEYKGPKADLKKEEKSESKKQQKYDSEEKSDSEKKEEDDGKTEATRNLGTDGSGGERHSDTDSDRREDDRSQHSSGNGNDFEMITKEELEQQTDEGDCEEEEEEDSESRPSHEKS